In Solanum pennellii chromosome 3, SPENNV200, a single window of DNA contains:
- the LOC107013997 gene encoding dynein light chain 1, cytoplasmic-like produces MLEGKGVIEDTDMPVKMQIQAMRWASQALDVYDVLDYRSIAAHIKKEFDKKYGGGWQCVVGSKFGCFFTHTKGTFIYFTLETLNFLIFKGATST; encoded by the exons ATGTTAGAAGGAAAAGGTGTGATTGAAGATACAGATATGCCTGTGAAGATGCAGATCCAGGCTATGCGTTGGGCTTCTCAAGCTTTGGATGTTTATGATGTTTTGGACTACAGATCCATTGCTGCTCATATTAAGAAG GAGTTTGACAAGAAATACGGGGGTGGCTGGCAGTGTGTGGTGGGATCAAAATTTGGATGTTTCTTCACTCATACTAAAGGAACATTTATCTATTTCACCTTGGAGACACTTAACTTCCTCATCTTCAAAGGAGCCACTTCTACTTAA